In the genome of Nitrospiria bacterium, one region contains:
- a CDS encoding ATP-dependent helicase, whose protein sequence is MKRYTLRRKEDGINPRPIIHYQSELNKAQYGVVNTLQGPVLVIAGAGSGKTRTLVFRVARLIETGISPECILLLTFTRRAAQEMLQRASLLLDSRCERVQGGTFHSVANQLLRQYGTRVGIDQNFVIMDRSDSEDAIQLLRNQGGFHEKSKRFPRKKTICDIFSKTVNKMITVEEVLATGYDQFLDYCGELEVLYQEFSLYKQKNMLLDYDDLLIQFKNLLVQDEFTRKHLWSRYQYIMVDEYQDTNRIQGDIIFLLGEGHRNVMVVGDDSQSIYSFRGACFRNIMDFPKQFPDAQILTLDENYRSSQPILDLTNQINRQASERYSKELWTQKVGGALPVLIQAPTEKDQSRFICQKVLELREEGVPLHEMAVLFRSSYHSFDLEIELLRSNIPFEKRGGFKLLESQHVKDLLAHLRVLANPKDSVSWNRLLLLVEGIGPKKCQKNISKVSLSLSPMEIPEYLRNVSEEMGIASQLRVLLQMFQEVSVNPMTPGELLGPLFAYYLPILKQHHDNYPKRMKDLEHLYAMAEKYGNLLEFLTDMTLELPEGPVAGIEPDNPDQERFILSTIHSAKGLEWNTVFIIWLLDGRFPSHYSFLTEEELEEERRLLYVASTRAKSQLFLTYPINIYDKITGALLSKPSCFIDEIPKDFLDQWILDEES, encoded by the coding sequence ATGAAACGCTACACCTTAAGAAGAAAAGAAGACGGAATCAATCCTAGACCCATCATTCATTATCAGTCGGAATTAAATAAAGCCCAATATGGGGTCGTGAATACACTTCAAGGCCCTGTATTGGTTATTGCTGGTGCAGGAAGCGGCAAGACTCGGACTTTGGTTTTCAGGGTTGCCCGGTTGATCGAAACCGGTATTTCACCAGAATGCATTCTTCTCCTTACCTTTACGCGGCGCGCGGCCCAAGAAATGCTGCAGCGGGCGAGTTTATTGTTAGATTCCAGATGCGAGCGAGTTCAGGGGGGAACCTTTCATTCGGTGGCGAATCAATTGTTAAGGCAATATGGAACCCGAGTGGGGATTGACCAAAATTTTGTCATTATGGATCGCTCGGATTCAGAAGATGCGATTCAATTATTGAGGAACCAAGGCGGATTTCACGAAAAGAGTAAACGATTTCCAAGGAAAAAAACAATATGCGACATTTTCAGTAAAACTGTGAATAAAATGATTACAGTGGAAGAGGTATTGGCCACAGGATATGATCAGTTTTTAGACTATTGCGGGGAGTTGGAGGTTCTCTACCAGGAGTTTTCCCTTTATAAACAAAAAAACATGCTTTTGGATTATGATGATTTGTTGATTCAGTTTAAAAATTTATTGGTGCAAGACGAATTTACAAGAAAACATTTGTGGTCCCGATATCAGTATATAATGGTGGATGAGTACCAAGATACTAATCGAATACAGGGAGATATTATTTTTTTGCTGGGGGAGGGCCATCGAAATGTCATGGTGGTGGGGGATGATTCCCAAAGTATCTATTCGTTTCGGGGAGCCTGTTTTCGAAATATTATGGATTTTCCAAAACAATTTCCGGATGCCCAAATATTGACATTGGATGAGAACTATCGAAGTTCCCAGCCAATTCTCGATTTAACCAATCAAATCAACCGGCAAGCCTCTGAGCGATATTCTAAGGAGCTTTGGACCCAAAAGGTGGGGGGGGCGCTTCCTGTTTTAATTCAGGCTCCAACCGAAAAGGACCAATCCCGATTTATTTGCCAAAAAGTGCTAGAACTCCGTGAAGAAGGGGTCCCCCTCCATGAGATGGCTGTTCTTTTCCGCTCCAGTTACCATTCCTTTGATTTGGAAATTGAATTACTCCGCTCCAATATTCCTTTTGAAAAACGCGGGGGGTTTAAATTATTGGAAAGCCAGCACGTAAAAGATCTTCTAGCCCACCTAAGGGTTTTGGCCAATCCGAAAGATTCAGTTAGTTGGAACCGGCTCCTTCTCTTGGTGGAGGGAATAGGTCCAAAGAAATGCCAAAAAAACATTTCAAAAGTTTCCCTAAGTTTAAGCCCAATGGAAATTCCCGAGTATTTAAGGAACGTTTCGGAAGAAATGGGTATAGCCTCTCAGTTAAGGGTGCTGCTGCAAATGTTTCAAGAGGTTTCAGTTAACCCGATGACACCCGGGGAGTTGTTGGGTCCTCTTTTTGCGTATTATCTTCCCATTTTGAAGCAACACCATGATAATTATCCTAAGCGGATGAAGGATCTCGAACATCTTTACGCCATGGCTGAAAAATATGGAAATTTGTTGGAATTTTTAACCGATATGACTTTGGAGCTTCCTGAAGGACCCGTGGCGGGGATTGAGCCGGACAACCCCGATCAGGAGCGGTTCATCCTATCTACGATCCATTCGGCAAAAGGTTTAGAATGGAACACCGTTTTTATAATCTGGTTGCTGGATGGAAGGTTTCCTTCCCACTATTCCTTCTTAACCGAAGAGGAATTGGAGGAAGAGAGGCGGTTGCTTTATGTTGCGAGCACCCGGGCGAAATCCCAATTATTTTTAACCTACCCCATCAACATTTACGATAAAATCACCGGAGCTTTACTATCGAAACCCTCCTGTTTCATTGATGAAATACCCAAAGATTTTTTAGATCAATGGATTTTAGATGAAGAAAGTTAA
- a CDS encoding DMT family transporter yields the protein MSDLSWVQSSVLMGIGFGLVTALSWGWSNFLAKRMIDQIGLRKTLFYSFLVGSLFLSLFFILDDPKTLRWSIEKISVSLLASVLSLLGFLSIYHGFKVGSLSVVATISAGWAVVTVSLSLFILGEAPQLWQKIGIFLTIGGVMLVAFRRFPRVFGQENKKSEKNISQENKRLGVFPAACSVLFFGSCYFLMKFVTEDLGPILPILIARSLGILVIGGLLWIQRELGFLPVSQMGTLSLIGVLDATGFVAFNKGIGTTMVSLVSPAASLLTLVTVLLARFYLGEKLGFIQQVGVWLTLFGVFLLSISKGS from the coding sequence ATGAGTGACCTAAGCTGGGTTCAATCATCCGTTTTGATGGGGATCGGGTTTGGTCTGGTGACTGCTCTCAGCTGGGGTTGGAGTAATTTCCTTGCAAAACGGATGATTGATCAAATTGGTTTAAGAAAAACCCTGTTTTATTCCTTCTTGGTAGGTTCATTATTTCTAAGTTTATTTTTTATTTTGGATGACCCAAAAACCCTTCGTTGGTCCATTGAAAAAATCTCGGTTTCACTTCTTGCGTCGGTTTTGAGTCTCTTGGGATTCTTATCAATATATCATGGGTTTAAAGTTGGATCGCTTTCTGTTGTGGCCACCATTTCTGCGGGGTGGGCCGTGGTCACCGTTTCTCTTTCCCTTTTCATTTTGGGAGAGGCCCCCCAATTGTGGCAAAAAATCGGTATTTTTTTAACCATTGGGGGTGTGATGCTGGTGGCTTTTAGACGTTTCCCTCGGGTTTTTGGCCAAGAGAATAAAAAAAGTGAAAAGAATATTTCCCAAGAGAACAAAAGACTTGGGGTTTTTCCTGCGGCTTGTTCTGTTCTTTTTTTTGGGTCCTGTTATTTTCTAATGAAATTTGTAACAGAGGATTTAGGGCCAATTCTTCCCATATTGATTGCCAGGTCTTTGGGGATTCTTGTCATTGGCGGGCTTTTGTGGATTCAAAGAGAATTGGGTTTTCTTCCCGTTTCCCAAATGGGAACCCTTTCCCTCATAGGGGTTTTGGATGCAACAGGTTTTGTTGCTTTTAATAAGGGAATTGGAACGACAATGGTCTCTTTGGTCTCACCCGCGGCTAGCCTCTTAACCCTTGTTACCGTATTATTAGCCCGTTTTTATTTGGGAGAGAAACTGGGTTTTATTCAACAGGTAGGGGTTTGGTTAACCTTGTTCGGTGTTTTTCTATTATCCATCTCAAAAGGATCATAA
- a CDS encoding DUF4149 domain-containing protein gives MISKILWAIYLISLSFMLGGIAFLSFFVAPIVFQNFSNEEAGNIMNTIFPGYHMLKIACGFLAAGCLIFLGFLERKWPVIRLTSIGVVLALNLYSGLVAGPQASKIRDQINQQKAKGVLSQELKEQFNQIHKKAVFLNGSVLLVGLGLLLEAGFRIRS, from the coding sequence ATGATTTCTAAAATTTTATGGGCCATTTACCTTATTTCCCTTTCTTTTATGCTGGGGGGGATTGCTTTTTTATCTTTTTTTGTTGCCCCAATTGTATTTCAAAACTTTTCCAATGAGGAAGCGGGAAATATCATGAACACCATTTTTCCCGGTTACCACATGCTGAAGATTGCCTGTGGTTTTTTAGCTGCCGGGTGTTTGATTTTTCTCGGCTTTCTTGAGCGAAAATGGCCGGTCATTCGTTTAACATCCATTGGGGTGGTTTTGGCGTTGAACCTATATTCCGGACTGGTTGCGGGGCCACAAGCGTCTAAAATTCGGGATCAAATTAATCAACAAAAAGCTAAGGGGGTTCTTTCCCAGGAACTGAAAGAACAGTTTAATCAAATTCACAAAAAAGCAGTTTTCTTAAACGGGAGTGTATTATTAGTGGGTCTGGGGCTTCTCTTGGAGGCTGGATTTCGAATTCGGTCCTAA
- a CDS encoding farnesyl diphosphate synthase: MDLQAYLEQKKKRVDEYLEQVVPSENTYPQVLHKAIRYSLFAGGKRIRPILAIAAFEAVGGGSDVILPFASALELIHTYSLVHDDLPAMDNDDFRRGKPTNHKVFGEAMAVLSGDALLTLAFSLMTEERILKEIEPQLVLQASREICFGAGNFGMIGGQVVDILSEGTHVDFGTLEYIHTHKTGALIRAALRVGGVIGKANKENLLGLTRYGECVGLAFQIADDLLDIEGTKEALGKNTKGDEKKGKITYPAFLGREPARQKAQELMDMGIKNLDSLGESAKPLRELASFIVHRKH; the protein is encoded by the coding sequence ATGGACCTTCAGGCCTATTTAGAACAGAAGAAAAAAAGGGTAGATGAGTATTTGGAGCAGGTTGTTCCCTCCGAAAATACCTATCCCCAGGTTCTCCATAAAGCCATCCGCTATAGTTTATTTGCGGGGGGAAAGCGCATTCGTCCCATACTGGCTATTGCTGCGTTTGAGGCGGTAGGTGGAGGGTCTGATGTCATCCTTCCATTTGCTTCTGCTCTTGAACTAATCCACACCTATTCGTTGGTTCACGATGATCTTCCCGCCATGGACAATGATGATTTTAGGAGAGGAAAACCCACCAACCATAAGGTCTTTGGGGAGGCCATGGCCGTATTATCGGGGGATGCCCTTTTAACCTTGGCCTTTTCTCTGATGACGGAGGAACGTATTTTAAAAGAGATTGAACCCCAATTGGTTTTACAAGCCAGCCGAGAAATTTGCTTTGGGGCGGGAAATTTTGGAATGATTGGAGGACAGGTAGTGGATATCCTTTCTGAGGGTACCCATGTGGATTTTGGAACACTGGAATATATTCATACCCATAAAACAGGCGCCTTGATTCGGGCCGCTTTGCGGGTCGGAGGGGTCATTGGAAAAGCCAATAAAGAAAACCTTTTGGGTTTGACCCGTTATGGAGAGTGTGTTGGTTTGGCATTCCAAATTGCGGATGATCTTTTAGACATTGAAGGGACCAAAGAAGCTCTCGGAAAGAATACCAAAGGAGATGAAAAAAAAGGAAAAATCACCTACCCTGCTTTTTTAGGGCGGGAGCCCGCTCGACAAAAAGCCCAAGAATTAATGGATATGGGAATTAAAAATTTGGATTCCCTGGGGGAATCGGCCAAGCCGTTGAGGGAACTGGCCTCTTTTATTGTTCACCGGAAGCATTAG